A window of the Verminephrobacter eiseniae EF01-2 genome harbors these coding sequences:
- a CDS encoding sigma-54 interaction domain-containing protein — translation MTAPVALAEIIVGDHPSIVALRDLVLRVARSHASTVLLYGETGTGKGLVARALHEHSSRADKGFTEINCAAIPGNLLESELFGHERGAFTGAVARKVGLLETAHGGSVFLDEVRELDPMMQAKILTLLDSRRFRRIGAVREVCTDVRFIAATNKILLGEVNAGKFRDDLYYRLQVVSINLPPLRERGDDIFVLAERFLARFNRLHASHFERLDAPVEAAFRRYAWPGNVRELGNLLERICILESGTRVGLEHLPARVVRGPAPGVDVAEGNYAARTATFQRGMIESALAATGGNLGAAASTLGLSRHALRHQMSKLDMVQGVGRS, via the coding sequence ATGACCGCACCTGTCGCGCTTGCCGAGATCATCGTCGGCGACCACCCTTCCATCGTCGCCTTGCGCGACCTGGTCCTGCGCGTCGCGCGCAGCCACGCCAGCACGGTGCTCCTCTACGGCGAGACGGGCACGGGCAAGGGCTTGGTGGCGCGCGCCCTGCACGAGCATTCGTCCCGGGCCGACAAGGGCTTCACCGAGATCAATTGCGCGGCCATTCCCGGCAATTTGCTGGAGTCGGAGCTTTTCGGCCATGAGCGCGGGGCGTTCACGGGCGCCGTCGCGCGCAAGGTGGGTCTGCTGGAGACCGCCCACGGCGGCAGCGTCTTCCTGGACGAGGTGCGCGAGCTCGATCCCATGATGCAGGCCAAGATCCTGACGCTGCTGGACAGCCGGCGCTTTCGTCGCATCGGGGCGGTGCGCGAAGTCTGCACCGATGTGCGCTTCATCGCCGCCACCAACAAGATTCTGCTGGGCGAAGTCAACGCCGGCAAGTTCCGCGACGATCTCTACTACCGCCTGCAGGTGGTCTCGATCAACCTGCCGCCGCTGCGTGAACGCGGCGACGACATCTTCGTGCTGGCCGAGCGGTTCCTGGCGCGCTTCAACCGCCTGCACGCCAGCCATTTCGAGCGCCTCGACGCGCCTGTGGAAGCGGCGTTCCGGCGCTATGCCTGGCCGGGCAATGTGCGCGAGTTGGGCAACCTGCTGGAACGCATTTGCATCCTGGAAAGCGGCACCAGGGTGGGCTTGGAACATCTGCCGGCGCGCGTCGTGCGCGGCCCCGCGCCGGGTGTCGACGTGGCCGAAGGCAACTACGCCGCACGCACCGCAACCTTCCAGCGCGGCATGATCGAATCTGCCTTGGCCGCCACGGGCGGCAACCTCGGCGCGGCGGCGAGCACGCTTGGCTTGTCGCGCCACGCGCTCCGGCACCAGATGAGCAAACTGGATATGGTGCAGGGCGTCGGCCGTTCCTGA
- a CDS encoding Bug family tripartite tricarboxylate transporter substrate binding protein: MPLLSLPPLARPLPPLPLRLCAAAWLALALAALPAGSPLAQQGYPGRPIRLVVPFPPGSGSDITARTVAQKMAEQNHWSVLVDNRPGAGGNLGVDSVAKSAPDGHTLVLGQTNNLAINPTLYPQLPYDPLKDLVPVALLSSSPIVLVTSLKSAFKTYADVVTAARMQPDTVTLGVAGSTAQLAGKLAENAAGIRLRHIPYKGAAQGVTDLVGGQIDLYISSVPTLLGQVRNGRLRALAITSARRSGQLPDTPTLAESGYPGFDVTTWYGILAPAGTPAAIVQQLNQAINQALAQPDVAEKLRSEGGEVLGGSAERFAELLRTEVPRWGKIVKDSGASVN, from the coding sequence ATGCCGCTTCTTTCGCTTCCCCCGCTTGCACGCCCCCTGCCCCCGCTCCCCCTGCGCCTGTGCGCTGCCGCCTGGCTGGCGCTGGCGCTGGCGGCCCTGCCCGCCGGCAGCCCGCTGGCGCAGCAGGGCTATCCGGGCAGGCCGATCCGGCTGGTCGTCCCGTTCCCGCCGGGCAGCGGTTCCGACATCACGGCGCGCACCGTGGCGCAGAAAATGGCCGAGCAGAACCACTGGAGCGTGCTGGTGGACAACCGCCCCGGCGCCGGCGGCAACCTGGGCGTGGACAGCGTCGCCAAGTCGGCGCCCGATGGCCATACGCTGGTGCTGGGGCAGACCAACAACCTGGCCATCAACCCCACGCTCTACCCCCAACTGCCTTATGACCCGCTCAAGGACCTGGTGCCGGTGGCGCTGCTGTCGTCCTCGCCCATCGTGCTGGTCACGTCCCTGAAGTCGGCCTTCAAGACCTATGCCGATGTGGTCACTGCGGCCAGGATGCAGCCCGATACGGTCACGCTGGGGGTTGCCGGCAGCACCGCGCAACTGGCGGGCAAACTGGCCGAGAACGCTGCCGGCATCCGGCTGCGCCACATCCCCTACAAAGGCGCAGCCCAGGGCGTGACGGACCTGGTGGGCGGGCAGATCGATTTGTACATATCCTCCGTGCCCACGCTGCTGGGCCAGGTGCGCAACGGCAGGCTGCGCGCGCTGGCGATCACCTCGGCCCGGCGCTCGGGCCAGTTGCCGGACACGCCCACGCTGGCCGAGTCCGGCTACCCGGGCTTCGATGTCACGACCTGGTACGGCATCCTCGCTCCGGCGGGCACACCCGCCGCCATCGTGCAGCAGTTGAACCAGGCCATCAATCAGGCGCTGGCACAGCCCGATGTGGCCGAAAAACTGCGCTCCGAAGGCGGCGAGGTGCTCGGCGGCAGCGCCGAGCGCTTTGCCGAACTGCTGCGCACCGAGGTGCCGCGCTGGGGCAAGATCGTCAAGGACTCGGGGGCCAGCGTCAATTGA
- a CDS encoding Bug family tripartite tricarboxylate transporter substrate binding protein — translation MLPSLLLPLSRPLRLCAAAWLGLALAALPAGSPLAQQGYPGKPIRLVVPFLAGGGPDMTARTVAQKMAEHNGWSVLVDNRPGASGNLGVDSVAKSAPDGHTLVLGQTSNLAINPALYPELPYDPLKDLVPVALVSSSPMVLVTHPKSAFKTYADVVAAARMQPDTITLGFSGSTAHLAGNLAENAAGIQLRHIPYKGAAQGMTDLVGGQIDLYLSSVTTLLGQVRNGKLRAIVLTSARRSGQLPDTPTLAESGYPGFDAVTWYGILAPAGTPAAIVQQLNRAINQALAQPDVAEKLRSEGGEVLGGSAERFAELLRTEVTRWGKIVKDSGASMN, via the coding sequence ATGCTGCCTTCCCTGCTTTTGCCGCTTTCGCGCCCGCTGCGCCTGTGCGCCGCCGCCTGGCTCGGGCTGGCGCTGGCGGCCCTGCCCGCCGGCAGCCCGCTGGCGCAACAGGGCTATCCGGGCAAGCCGATCCGGCTGGTGGTGCCGTTTCTGGCCGGCGGCGGGCCTGACATGACGGCGCGCACCGTGGCGCAAAAAATGGCCGAGCACAACGGCTGGAGCGTGCTGGTGGACAACCGCCCCGGTGCCAGCGGCAACCTGGGCGTGGACAGCGTCGCCAAGTCGGCGCCCGATGGCCATACGCTGGTGCTGGGGCAGACCAGCAACCTGGCCATCAATCCCGCGCTCTACCCCGAACTGCCCTATGACCCGCTCAAGGACCTGGTGCCGGTGGCGCTGGTGTCATCCTCGCCGATGGTGCTGGTCACGCACCCGAAGTCGGCCTTCAAGACCTACGCCGACGTGGTCGCGGCAGCCAGGATGCAGCCCGACACGATCACACTGGGGTTTTCCGGCAGCACCGCGCATCTGGCGGGCAATCTGGCCGAGAACGCTGCCGGCATCCAACTGCGCCACATCCCCTACAAAGGCGCAGCCCAGGGCATGACGGACCTGGTGGGTGGGCAGATCGATCTGTACCTGTCATCCGTGACCACGCTGCTGGGCCAGGTGCGCAACGGCAAGCTGCGCGCCATCGTGCTCACCTCGGCCCGGCGCTCGGGCCAGTTGCCGGACACACCCACGCTGGCCGAGTCCGGCTACCCGGGCTTCGATGCCGTGACCTGGTACGGCATCCTCGCGCCGGCCGGCACGCCCGCCGCCATCGTGCAGCAGTTGAACCGGGCCATCAACCAGGCGCTGGCGCAGCCCGATGTGGCCGAGAAACTGCGCTCCGAAGGCGGCGAGGTGCTCGGCGGCAGCGCCGAGCGCTTTGCCGAACTGCTGCGCACCGAGGTCACGCGCTGGGGCAAGATCGTCAAGGACTCGGGGGCCAGCATGAACTGA
- a CDS encoding AI-2E family transporter has protein sequence MTPHHLQDKAFVLLLILVTIAFGAILWQFHGAVFWGVILAILFAPWHRRLLDRMPGRPTLAALCTLALCLIVVILPLAAITVSLAQEATVIYERVYTGQIDFGLYLQQVIAALPAWAVNLLDGLHLTSVGQWQQRLSAVAVQASQFLATQALNIGQNTLEFIVSFGVMLYLLFFLLRDGPRLALRIGQATPLEPNHKQPLIRNFTTVIRATVKGNIVVAAAQGALGGLIFWVLGIQGPVLWGVLMAFLSLLPAVGAGLIWVPVAIYFLATGAIWQGVVLTAFGVGVIGLVDNILRPILVGKDTKMPDYIVLISTLGGMALFGLMGFVIGPVIAALFIASWELFAPGDAGPTR, from the coding sequence ATGACGCCCCACCATCTTCAGGACAAAGCCTTCGTGCTGCTGCTGATCCTCGTCACCATCGCCTTCGGCGCCATCCTGTGGCAGTTCCACGGGGCCGTTTTCTGGGGCGTGATCTTGGCCATATTGTTTGCGCCCTGGCACCGCCGGCTGCTCGATCGCATGCCCGGGCGCCCAACGCTGGCAGCGCTGTGCACGCTGGCACTGTGCCTGATCGTCGTCATCTTGCCGCTGGCGGCGATCACCGTCTCGCTGGCCCAGGAAGCGACGGTGATCTATGAGCGGGTGTACACCGGCCAGATCGACTTTGGCCTGTATCTGCAGCAAGTGATCGCCGCCCTGCCCGCCTGGGCCGTCAACCTGCTCGACGGCCTGCATCTGACCTCCGTCGGGCAATGGCAACAAAGGCTCTCCGCCGTTGCCGTCCAGGCCAGCCAGTTCCTGGCCACGCAGGCGCTGAACATCGGACAAAACACGCTGGAGTTCATCGTCAGTTTCGGCGTCATGCTGTACCTGCTGTTTTTCCTGTTGCGCGACGGCCCGCGCCTGGCATTGCGCATCGGCCAGGCCACCCCGCTGGAGCCGAACCACAAGCAGCCGCTGATCCGCAACTTCACCACCGTGATCCGCGCCACCGTCAAAGGCAATATCGTGGTCGCAGCCGCCCAGGGCGCATTGGGCGGGCTGATCTTCTGGGTGCTGGGCATCCAGGGCCCGGTCCTTTGGGGCGTCTTGATGGCCTTCCTGTCCTTGCTGCCCGCCGTGGGCGCCGGGCTGATCTGGGTGCCGGTGGCGATCTATTTCCTGGCCACGGGCGCCATATGGCAAGGGGTGGTGCTGACCGCCTTCGGTGTCGGCGTGATCGGGCTGGTGGACAACATCCTGCGCCCCATCCTGGTCGGCAAGGACACCAAGATGCCGGACTACATCGTGCTGATCTCGACACTGGGCGGAATGGCCCTGTTCGGCCTGATGGGCTTTGTCATCGGCCCGGTCATCGCCGCCCTTTTCATCGCCAGTTGGGAACTGTTTGCACCCGGTGATGCAGGCCCGACGCGCTGA
- a CDS encoding Bug family tripartite tricarboxylate transporter substrate binding protein has translation MPTLPSAAAFSAPSPPSPRLRPLRPLRLCAAAWLALVLAALPAGSPLAQQGYPGKPIRLIVPFPPGGGTDMIARTVAQKMAEQNRWSVVVDNRPGAGGNLGLGSAAKSAPDGHTLVLGQTSNLAINPALYPQLPYDPLKDLVPVALLSSAPIVMATSVKSAFKTYADVVAAARKQPDMVTLGYSGNGTVAHLAGELAQNAAGIRLRHIPYKGAAQAMTDLVGGQIDLYMSSVPTLLGQVRNGKLRAIVLTSARRSGQLPDTPTLAESGYPGFDALTWFGILAPAGTPAAIVQQLNQAINQALAQPDVAEKLRAEGGEVLGGSAERFAELLRTEVTRWGKIVKDSGASID, from the coding sequence ATGCCCACCCTGCCCTCTGCGGCCGCGTTTTCTGCGCCTTCCCCACCTTCCCCACGGCTGCGCCCGTTGCGCCCGTTGCGCCTGTGCGCTGCCGCCTGGCTGGCGCTGGTGCTGGCGGCCCTGCCCGCCGGCAGCCCGCTGGCGCAGCAGGGCTACCCGGGCAAGCCGATCCGCCTGATCGTTCCGTTCCCGCCGGGCGGCGGCACCGACATGATTGCGCGCACCGTGGCGCAAAAAATGGCCGAGCAGAACCGCTGGAGCGTGGTGGTGGACAACCGCCCCGGCGCCGGCGGCAACCTGGGCCTGGGCAGTGCCGCCAAGTCGGCGCCCGATGGCCATACGCTGGTGCTGGGGCAGACCAGCAACCTGGCCATCAATCCCGCGCTCTACCCCCAACTGCCCTATGACCCGCTCAAGGACCTGGTGCCGGTGGCGCTGCTGTCGTCCGCGCCCATCGTGATGGCCACGTCCGTGAAGTCGGCCTTCAAGACCTATGCCGATGTGGTGGCGGCGGCCAGAAAGCAGCCCGATATGGTCACGCTCGGCTATTCCGGCAATGGCACGGTGGCGCATCTGGCGGGCGAGTTGGCCCAGAACGCTGCCGGCATCCGGCTGCGCCATATTCCGTACAAAGGCGCGGCCCAGGCCATGACGGACCTGGTCGGCGGGCAGATCGATCTGTACATGTCTTCCGTGCCCACGCTGCTGGGCCAGGTGCGCAACGGCAAGCTGCGCGCCATCGTGCTCACCTCGGCCCGGCGCTCGGGCCAGTTGCCGGACACACCCACGCTGGCCGAGTCCGGCTACCCGGGCTTCGATGCGCTGACCTGGTTCGGCATCCTCGCGCCGGCCGGCACGCCCGCCGCCATCGTGCAGCAGTTGAACCAGGCCATCAACCAGGCGCTGGCGCAGCCCGATGTGGCCGAAAAACTGCGCGCCGAAGGCGGCGAGGTGCTCGGCGGCAGCGCCGAGCGCTTTGCCGAACTGCTGCGCACCGAGGTCACGCGCTGGGGCAAGATCGTCAAGGACTCGGGGGCCAGCATCGATTGA
- a CDS encoding electron transfer flavoprotein-ubiquinone oxidoreductase, whose translation MTNQELLARYGPRESMQYDLVVVGAGPGGLATAIHAKQLAAEKGREISVLVLEKGSAPGAHILSGAIMDPRALTELIPDWKQRGAPLNQPVTDDAYVFLSRQSGFRVPRLLLPPFAQNHGNFIVSLGDVTRWLAEQAEALGVEIFPGFPAAELLYDDDGSVKGVATGHLGLGKDGQPTAGFQLGMELLGKYTVFAEGARGHLGRQLIARYQLDQDREPQSFAIGIKELWEIDPARHQPGFVLHSAGWPMASDTYGGAFLYHMQERKVAVGFVTGLGYTNPYLDPFEEFQRWKTHPNIRYYFENDSGAISARRLSYGARAINASGINALPKTVFPGGALVGCDAGYLNVGRIKGSHAAIKTGMLAAQAACEAIIAGRQHDELSAYPEAFGKSWLHTELNKDRNFKNWFKHGLATATLMNGLEQLVLRGRIPWTLHRDQPDHARLRPAAECRPIAYPKPDGKLTFDRLASVFISNTNHEENQPAHLTLEDASVPVRTNLARYAGPETRYCPAGVYEFVPDETQGGQAQRLQINAQNCVHCKTCDIKDPTQNIVWVTPEGGGGPNYAGM comes from the coding sequence ATGACAAACCAGGAACTCCTCGCCCGGTATGGGCCCCGCGAATCAATGCAATACGATCTGGTGGTCGTCGGCGCCGGCCCGGGCGGCCTGGCCACAGCCATCCACGCCAAGCAACTGGCGGCGGAAAAAGGCCGGGAGATATCGGTGCTGGTGCTGGAAAAAGGCTCGGCGCCCGGCGCGCACATCCTGTCGGGCGCGATCATGGACCCCCGGGCGCTGACCGAACTGATCCCCGACTGGAAACAGCGCGGCGCCCCGTTGAACCAGCCCGTGACCGACGATGCCTATGTCTTTTTGAGCCGGCAATCGGGCTTTCGCGTGCCCCGGCTGCTGCTGCCGCCGTTTGCGCAAAACCACGGCAACTTCATCGTGAGCCTGGGTGACGTGACCCGCTGGCTGGCCGAGCAAGCCGAGGCCCTGGGCGTGGAGATCTTCCCCGGCTTTCCCGCTGCCGAACTGCTCTACGACGACGACGGCTCGGTCAAGGGCGTGGCCACCGGCCACCTGGGTCTGGGCAAGGACGGCCAGCCCACGGCGGGCTTTCAGTTGGGCATGGAACTGCTGGGCAAATACACCGTGTTCGCCGAAGGCGCACGCGGCCACCTGGGGCGCCAACTGATCGCGCGCTACCAGCTCGACCAAGACCGCGAGCCGCAAAGTTTCGCCATCGGCATCAAGGAATTGTGGGAAATCGACCCCGCACGCCACCAACCCGGCTTCGTGCTGCACAGCGCCGGCTGGCCCATGGCCAGCGACACCTACGGCGGCGCCTTTCTCTACCATATGCAAGAGCGCAAGGTGGCCGTCGGCTTCGTGACCGGCCTGGGTTACACCAACCCCTACCTCGACCCATTCGAGGAATTCCAGCGCTGGAAGACCCATCCGAACATCCGCTACTACTTCGAGAACGACAGCGGCGCGATCAGCGCCAGGCGCCTGTCCTACGGCGCGCGCGCGATCAACGCCAGCGGCATCAATGCCCTGCCCAAGACGGTGTTCCCGGGCGGCGCACTGGTGGGCTGCGACGCCGGATACCTGAACGTGGGCCGCATCAAGGGCAGCCACGCCGCCATCAAAACCGGCATGCTGGCCGCGCAAGCCGCCTGCGAGGCCATCATCGCCGGCCGCCAGCACGACGAACTCAGCGCCTACCCCGAAGCCTTCGGAAAAAGCTGGCTGCACACCGAACTGAACAAAGACCGCAACTTCAAGAACTGGTTCAAACACGGCCTGGCCACGGCCACGCTGATGAACGGCCTGGAGCAACTGGTGCTGCGCGGCCGCATCCCCTGGACGCTGCACCGCGACCAGCCCGACCACGCCCGGCTCAGACCCGCCGCCGAATGCCGGCCCATCGCCTACCCCAAGCCCGATGGCAAACTGACCTTCGACCGCCTCGCGAGCGTGTTCATCAGCAACACCAACCACGAAGAAAACCAGCCCGCCCACCTGACGCTCGAGGACGCGAGCGTGCCGGTGCGCACCAACCTGGCCCGCTACGCCGGCCCCGAGACGCGCTACTGCCCCGCCGGCGTCTACGAATTCGTGCCCGATGAAACCCAAGGCGGCCAAGCCCAACGTCTGCAGATCAACGCCCAAAACTGCGTGCACTGCAAGACCTGCGACATCAAGGACCCGACGCAGAACATCGTCTGGGTGACACCAGAAGGCGGTGGCGGGCCGAACTATGCGGGGATGTGA
- a CDS encoding RraA family protein has protein sequence MDQLPAIIRDFERVSADLVEQAAAFQAAILSDVAGRRGTMHGRVAPVHERMQLAGPAFTVEVRPGDNLMIHAAVALARPGDVLVIDGRGDQTVALMGTLMLSACKQRGLAGVVVDAAIRDRLDVLALDFAVFSVGFNPAGPTKLVPGRINHPISAGGVVVHPGDLIVGDADGVVVIERAKAPALMALARNKVAEEAARIQAIARGDTSAPWLPAALKAAGVIQQGQEGQFP, from the coding sequence ATGGACCAACTTCCCGCCATCATTCGTGACTTCGAGCGCGTCAGCGCCGACCTCGTCGAACAAGCCGCAGCCTTCCAGGCCGCCATTCTTTCCGACGTGGCGGGCCGGCGCGGCACCATGCATGGCCGCGTGGCGCCGGTGCACGAGCGCATGCAGCTTGCCGGCCCGGCCTTCACCGTCGAAGTGCGCCCCGGCGACAACCTGATGATCCATGCGGCGGTTGCGCTGGCCCGGCCCGGGGATGTGCTGGTCATCGACGGCCGGGGCGATCAGACCGTCGCGCTGATGGGCACCCTGATGCTCAGCGCCTGCAAGCAGCGGGGTCTGGCGGGCGTGGTGGTCGATGCCGCGATCCGTGACCGGCTCGATGTGCTGGCGCTGGACTTTGCCGTGTTCAGCGTGGGCTTCAACCCCGCAGGGCCGACCAAGCTGGTGCCTGGCCGCATCAACCACCCGATATCGGCCGGTGGCGTGGTGGTCCATCCGGGCGACCTGATCGTTGGCGATGCCGATGGCGTGGTGGTCATCGAGCGCGCCAAGGCCCCGGCGTTGATGGCGCTGGCCCGAAACAAGGTGGCCGAAGAAGCCGCGCGCATCCAGGCCATTGCCCGGGGCGATACCTCCGCCCCATGGCTGCCGGCCGCGCTCAAGGCAGCCGGGGTGATACAGCAGGGGCAGGAAGGGCAGTTCCCGTGA
- a CDS encoding acyl-CoA thioesterase, translating to MKIDLPERKKLVHEMRFPVRWGDMDAMGHVNNTVYFRYLETARIDWMVAMGCRPDPDGQGPVIAHAFCNFYHQLEYPADVLLRMYVSDPGRTTFETWGTMERQSQPGVICAAGGATTIWVDFRQSKAVPLPDWMRALVE from the coding sequence ATGAAGATTGACCTTCCCGAACGCAAGAAGCTGGTTCATGAAATGCGCTTTCCGGTGCGCTGGGGCGACATGGATGCGATGGGCCATGTCAACAACACGGTGTATTTCCGCTACCTGGAGACGGCGCGCATCGACTGGATGGTGGCAATGGGCTGCCGCCCGGACCCGGACGGGCAGGGGCCGGTCATCGCCCACGCATTTTGCAACTTCTACCACCAGCTCGAATACCCGGCGGATGTGCTGCTGCGGATGTACGTCAGCGACCCGGGGCGCACCACGTTCGAGACCTGGGGCACGATGGAGCGGCAAAGCCAGCCCGGCGTGATTTGCGCGGCCGGCGGCGCCACCACCATCTGGGTGGACTTCAGGCAGTCCAAGGCCGTGCCCCTGCCCGACTGGATGCGGGCGCTGGTGGAGTGA
- a CDS encoding IclR family transcriptional regulator, with protein MSKQFRRSAASAASPPILADAAAPAAAVVSVVSVRRALQLLDAFALGESQLSLAVLSQRCALHKTTVLRLARTLAQAGYLVQREDGPWRLGPATGWLGARYQAGFDVQNVLEPALRALTQSSGESAAFYVREGPLRTCLVRVEGPQALRHHARMGEGLPLDKGSPGRVILAFSGEPGADYEAIRQRGYHWSIGEREQGVATVSAPVFGPHWRLLGSVCISGPASRLPVKKLQALAPSLIGAANRLSHALAGAALTPSPASSSARPGQWHP; from the coding sequence ATGAGCAAGCAATTTCGCCGCAGCGCTGCGAGCGCTGCTTCCCCGCCCATCCTGGCCGACGCAGCAGCCCCTGCCGCCGCCGTCGTCTCCGTCGTCTCCGTCAGACGCGCACTGCAACTGCTCGACGCCTTCGCCTTGGGCGAATCACAGTTGTCGCTGGCCGTGCTGAGCCAGCGCTGCGCGTTGCACAAGACCACGGTGCTGCGTCTGGCACGCACGCTGGCACAAGCGGGCTACCTGGTGCAGCGCGAGGACGGCCCATGGCGCCTGGGGCCGGCAACGGGCTGGCTCGGTGCGCGCTACCAGGCCGGGTTTGACGTGCAAAACGTCCTGGAGCCGGCATTGCGCGCGCTCACCCAGTCCAGCGGCGAGAGCGCGGCCTTTTACGTGCGCGAGGGCCCGTTGCGTACCTGCCTGGTGCGCGTGGAAGGCCCGCAGGCGCTGCGCCACCATGCGCGTATGGGCGAAGGCTTGCCGCTGGACAAAGGCTCGCCGGGCCGCGTGATCCTGGCGTTCTCGGGCGAGCCAGGCGCCGACTACGAGGCGATCCGCCAGCGCGGCTACCACTGGTCGATTGGCGAGCGCGAGCAGGGCGTGGCCACCGTGTCGGCGCCGGTGTTCGGGCCGCATTGGCGGCTGCTGGGCTCGGTGTGCATTTCGGGGCCGGCGTCGCGCCTGCCGGTCAAAAAGCTGCAAGCGCTGGCGCCGAGCCTGATCGGCGCGGCCAACCGGCTGTCCCATGCGCTCGCCGGCGCGGCGCTCACGCCGTCACCCGCGTCGTCGTCCGCGCGGCCCGGCCAATGGCATCCATGA
- a CDS encoding NAD(P)-dependent oxidoreductase, translating into MSATILVTGADLAPQALALLADFKIVYAGPAPAEQDLVALCRAHDPVAIIVRYGMVGAAVMDAAPALKVISKHGSGSDTIDKQAAQARGIAVVAAVGANAPAVAEQALALLLACAKSVVALDARMHAGHWDKATHKSLELRGRSIGVVGLGAIGQRFALLAAALGMRVLGFDPHAGALPACVQRVSLETLWRTSDAISLHCPLTDDNRGLLNARTLAQCKRGVLLINTARGGLIDEAALLAAVRSGQVGMAGLDSFALEPMAAGHPFQGEKNFILSPHIGGVTDTAYVSMGVGAARNLLAVLDGRVAAP; encoded by the coding sequence GTGAGCGCCACCATCCTGGTCACCGGCGCAGACCTTGCGCCGCAGGCGCTGGCCCTGCTCGCAGACTTCAAGATCGTCTATGCCGGCCCGGCGCCCGCCGAGCAAGACCTGGTGGCGCTGTGCCGCGCGCACGACCCGGTGGCCATCATCGTGCGCTATGGCATGGTCGGCGCTGCCGTGATGGATGCTGCGCCGGCGCTGAAAGTCATCTCCAAACATGGCAGTGGCAGCGACACCATCGACAAGCAGGCAGCCCAGGCGCGCGGCATCGCCGTGGTGGCTGCGGTCGGGGCCAATGCGCCTGCGGTGGCCGAGCAAGCCCTGGCGCTGCTGCTGGCCTGTGCCAAGTCGGTAGTGGCGCTCGATGCGCGCATGCACGCCGGCCACTGGGACAAGGCCACGCACAAAAGCCTGGAACTGCGCGGGCGCAGCATCGGCGTGGTGGGGCTGGGGGCCATCGGCCAGCGCTTTGCGCTGCTGGCCGCTGCGCTGGGCATGCGGGTGCTGGGTTTCGATCCCCATGCCGGCGCACTCCCGGCTTGCGTGCAGCGCGTGAGTCTGGAGACCCTCTGGCGCACATCGGATGCGATCTCGCTGCACTGCCCGCTGACCGACGACAACCGGGGCCTGCTCAACGCCCGCACCCTGGCGCAGTGCAAGCGCGGCGTGCTGCTGATCAACACGGCGCGCGGCGGTCTGATCGACGAGGCCGCATTGCTGGCCGCCGTGCGCAGCGGCCAGGTGGGCATGGCCGGTCTGGACAGCTTTGCGCTCGAACCCATGGCGGCGGGGCATCCGTTCCAAGGTGAAAAGAACTTCATCCTCAGCCCGCATATCGGCGGGGTGACCGACACCGCCTATGTCAGCATGGGCGTCGGCGCGGCCAGAAACCTGCTGGCGGTGCTCGATGGGCGGGTGGCTGCGCCGTGA
- a CDS encoding SDR family oxidoreductase: MAYSIDLSGRVAFITGASSGLGAQFARTLARAGAGVVLASRRVERLKELRAHIEGEGGDAHVIALDVTDHDSIKSAVAHAETEMGSIDILVNNSGVSTTQRIQDVRPEDYDFIFNTNVRGAFFVAQEVGKRMLARACGAAPGSFTGGRIINIASMAGLKVLPQIGAYCMSKAAVVQMTRAMAGEWGRFGINVNAICPGYIDTEINHHHWQTEQGRKLVAMLPRKRVGSPEDLDALLVMLASDQSHFINGAVIAADDGFAV, encoded by the coding sequence ATGGCATACAGCATCGACTTGTCCGGCCGCGTGGCCTTCATCACCGGCGCCTCCAGCGGCCTGGGCGCGCAGTTTGCCCGCACGCTGGCCCGCGCCGGAGCCGGTGTGGTGCTGGCCAGCCGCCGGGTGGAGCGGCTCAAGGAACTGCGCGCGCACATCGAGGGCGAGGGCGGCGATGCCCATGTGATCGCACTGGACGTGACCGACCATGACTCGATCAAGTCCGCCGTGGCCCACGCCGAAACCGAGATGGGCTCGATCGACATTCTGGTCAACAACTCGGGCGTCTCGACCACGCAGCGCATACAGGATGTGCGGCCCGAGGACTACGACTTCATCTTCAACACCAATGTCCGGGGCGCCTTCTTCGTGGCGCAAGAGGTGGGCAAGCGCATGCTGGCCCGTGCCTGCGGTGCCGCGCCCGGCAGTTTCACCGGCGGGCGCATCATCAATATCGCCTCGATGGCGGGCCTGAAGGTGTTGCCGCAGATCGGCGCCTACTGCATGAGCAAGGCGGCCGTGGTGCAGATGACCCGGGCCATGGCCGGGGAATGGGGCAGGTTCGGCATCAACGTCAATGCCATCTGCCCCGGCTACATCGACACCGAGATCAACCACCACCACTGGCAGACGGAGCAGGGCCGCAAACTGGTGGCGATGCTGCCGCGCAAGCGCGTGGGCAGCCCCGAAGACCTCGATGCCCTGCTGGTCATGCTGGCCAGCGACCAGAGCCATTTCATCAACGGCGCGGTGATCGCGGCCGACGACGGTTTTGCCGTCTGA